In one Bos mutus isolate GX-2022 chromosome 19, NWIPB_WYAK_1.1, whole genome shotgun sequence genomic region, the following are encoded:
- the SLFN14 gene encoding protein SLFN14, with protein MDSLKMETEMLYPEITVDVGRVTFGEENRKRMTNSYLKRTENSRIIQATCALLNSGGGVIKAEIEDKTYSYRCHGLGHDLETSFQKLFPSGSQKYLDYMQQGHNLMIFVKSWCPDIFSLRICSLRSNLYQRAVTSTINLSAHSALELLREKQSRTQRGRSTMQELHSQKALDRYMQEEEDMRMSASEFVKKDKLMYKEKLNFTESTHVEFKRFTTKKIIPRTKEMLPHYVSAFANTHGGYLIIGVDDKSKEVFGCQGEKVNPDLLKREIENCIEKLPTFHFCCEKPKVNFTTKILNVYQRDVLYGHVCVVHVEPFCCVVFTEAPDSWIIRDNSVTRLSAEQWVTMMLDIQSVPSNLEADHSLHLISSASSPLRSLSYPIKVLEFKEALQQHLFPVTPEKIQFKPESLCKKLFSDHKGLEELMKTQIYPCSQGFVIVSRSWASDVGLRKEQYVLCDALLIAVNSPPVLYTILTDSTWTGGLVYAQNTARQLKQKLGTVGGYTGKVCVIPRLVHLPGAQRKPSEITLRYPQPYRLADEDEMEKLLQALITVSLCSRSLLSDQLGCEFSNLLVAEQCELLSQSLQETRELFVHCFPGTRKTALAIKIMEKIKDLFHCKSKEILYVCESDALKDFVTQQTTCRAVTRKTFMGGEFPKVKHIVMDETEHFCSKYGDWYMKAKSITHPKVRGAGSGNPHHGILWLFLDPFQVHHGGGNGLPPPSAQFPRKTITNGIHCALEIAMLMKEEMKRLKENPHPSVSPDTLAAFREASYEEAMRAQALPGVCEIETNLTTEEIARHVAERCHHLFQCGYLPRDIAILCRRAEDRGRYELALLRAMELFETCGATKVVFSQASGVLDGHIVLDSIQQFSGLERNIVFGLSPEYALSEEVHKLCFASKAIKHLYLLYEKKATF; from the exons ATGGACAGCCTCAAGATGGAGACGGAAATGCTTTATCCCGAGATAACCGTAGACGTGGGCAGAGTCACTTTTGGAGAGGAAAACAGGAAGAGGATGACCAATAGCTATTTGAAAAGAACTGAGAATTCTAGAATCATCCAAGCAACGTGTGCACTGTTAAATTCTGGAGGGGGTGTGATCAAAGCAGAGATTGAGGATAAAACTTACAGTTACCGATGCCACGGACTGGGACATGATCTGGAAACTTCTTTTCAGAAACTCTTCCCTTCAGGTTCACAGAAATACCTTGACTACATGCAGCAGGGACACAATCTTATGATTTTTGTGAAGTCATGGTGTCCAGATATTTTCAGCCTAAGGATCTGCAGCTTGCGCTCCAATTTATATCAGAGAGCTGTGACTTCCACCATCAACTTGAGTGCCCACAGCGCCCTGGAGCTCCTCCGAGAGAAACAGTCTAGAACCCAGAGAGGAAGATCAACGATGCAGGAGCTACATTCTCAGAAAGCTCTGGATAGATACATGCAGGAAGAGGAAGACATGAGGATGAGTGCCTCAGAATTTGTTAAAAAGGATAAGCTCATGTATAAGGAGAAACTCAACTTCACTGAGTCCACACACGTCGAGTTTAAAAGGTTCACCACCAAAAAGATCATTCCTCGGACTAAAGAAATGCTGCCTCATTATGTCTCTGCATTTGCCAACACCCACGGGGGATACCTAATTATCGGGGTGGATGATAAGAGCAAAGAAGTGTTTGGATGTCAGGGAGAAAAAGTGAACCCTGACTTactaaaaagagaaatagaaaactgcATAGAAAAATTGCCTACATTCCACTTCTGCTGTGAGAAGCCGAAGGTGAACTTCACTACCAAAATCTTAAATGTATACCAAAGAGATGTCCTGTACGGTCATGTCTGTGTGGTCCACGTGGAGCCCTTCTGCTGTGTAGTATTCACAGAAGCCCCGGATTCCTGGATCATCAGGGACAATTCTGTCACGAGGCTGTCGGCTGAGCAGTGGGTAACCATGATGCTGGATATTCAATCAG ttcctTCCAATTTGGAGGCTGACCACAGCCTTCACCTGATTTCATCAGCTTCGTCTCCCCTAAGAAGCCTGTCATATCCCATCAAAGTCCTAGAATTTAAGGAGGCTCTCCAACAGCACCTGTTTCCAG TGACACCGGAAAAGATTCAATTTAAACCAGAATCCCTCTGTAAGAAGCTCTTCTCAGATCATAAAGGACTGGAGGAATTAATGAAGACACAGATATATCCTTGTTCTCAGGGGTTTGTGATAGTTTCCAGAAGCTGGGCGAGTGATGTCGGCTTAAGGAAGGAGCAGTATGTCCTGTGTGATGCTCTCCTAATAGCGGTGAATAGCCCCCCGGTACTCTATACAATCTTAACAGACTCCACGTGGACTGGGGGGCTGGTGTATGCCCAGAACACTGCTCGTCAGTTAAAGCAGAAACTGGGAACTGTTGGTGGTTACACGGGGAAAGTGTGTGTCATTCCGAGGCTGGTGCACCTCCCTGGCGCACAGCGCAAACCCAGCGAAATCACCTTGCGCTATCCCCAACCCTACAGGCTTGCTGACGAGGATGAAATGGAAAAACTGTTGCAGGCACTTATCACGGTCTCGCTGTGCTCTCGATCCCTTCTGAGCGACCAACTGGGCTGTGAATTTTCCAATTTGCTCGTAGCGGAGCAGTGTGAGTTACTTTCACAGAGCCTTCAGGAGACACGAGAACTGTTCGTCCACTGCTTTCCAGGAACCAGAAAGACAGCACTGGCCATAAAGATCATGGAGAAAATTAAGGACTTGTTCCACTGCAAGTCCAAGGAGATCCTCTATGTTTGCGAAAGTGATGCCTTAAAGGATTTTGTGAC CCAGCAAACGACCTGCCGAGCTGTGACCCGGAAAACCTTCATGGGAGGGGAGTTCCCAAAGGTCAAGCACATAGTGATGGATGAAACTGAGCATTTCTGCAGTAAATATGGTGACTGGTACATGAAGGCCAAGAGCATCACCCACCCAAAGGTGAGGGGTGCTGGAAGTGGAAACCCACACCACGGGATTCTCTGGCTTTTCCTGGACCCTTTCCAAGTCCATCATGGAGGCGGCAACGGCCTTCCGCCTCCATCTGCTCAATTTCCTCGGAAAACAATCACCAACGGGATCCACTGTGCTCTGGAAATAGCGATGCtcatgaaagaagaaatgaagaggctCAAGGAAAATCCTCACCCCAGCGTGTCTCCAGACACACTGGCGGCATTCAGGGAAGCTTCGTATGAGGAAGCAATGCGTGCCCAGGCTTTGCCTGGGGTGTGTGAGATAGAGACCAACCTGACCACAGAAGAAATCGCGAGACACGTGGCAGAAAGATGTCACCACCTGTTCCAGTGTGGCTATCTGCCCAGAGACATAGCAATTCTGTGCAGgagagcagaggacagaggacgcTATGAGCTTGCACTGCTAAGAGCGATGGAATTATTTGAGACCTGCGGAGCCACAAAGGTTGTGTTCAGCCAGGCCTCTGGTGTTCTGGACGGTCACATTGTTTTAGACAGTATTCAGCAGTTTTCAGGCCTGGAGAGGAATATTGTGTTTGGGCTCAGTCCAGAGTATGCCCTGTCAGAGGAAGTTCATAAGCTCTGTTTTGCCTCGAAAGCCATCAAACACCTCTACCTGCTTTATGAAAAGAAGGCAACCTTCTGA